Part of the Sphingobacterium sp. LZ7M1 genome, TAATTTTTGGAATTCTTGGCAAAACTAGAAATATTAAAGCAAGTCCAAGACCTTGCCTTAGCGCAATAACCTGTAAGGCAAAAAACTGGGTATTAAAAAACAATATTATTAAGAATAAAATGCCAAAGAACAAATTGTTAAAATTTGTCAAACAAAAATAACTAGCTGAAAAACAAATAAAAAAGACTATCGCTTTGACAGAAAATTCTGGGTCATTGAAGATACTTAATGCCTTATTTACCAAGAAAAAAAGAGGTTCATTAAATAAGAGCATTTTCACATCAGTCATTTGGCTCAAATAATAATCAAAGTCAGTCCCATAAATTATTATATAGTTTTCTCTATCCTTAAAAAGATAATGCGGCATAGAAGATAACAAGTATGCATACAAAACACTTATTAACATCGCCATAAAAATGGTCCCAATATTTCTATTTAAAAAAACATTCATTTATATACTTTCTAAGAAATGTTCCCATTTTTTAATTGTTGGCTGTACAGCAAAGTCTTGAGATCTGATTTTAGACTCATCACTCATTCGCCCCCTTAAGTCCATATTTAAAATCATGATATTCAACGACTTGCAAAAGTTTTCATTATCATCCATCGGAATTAAGAATCCATTTTTATTATTTAATACCTCTGAAGGCCCTGTTAAACAATCAAAAGATATAATAGGCAATCCATAAGATTGGGCCTCGATTAGAGTCATTGGTAGCCCTTCAAACCTAGAGGTCATTACTAAAAAACTAGCCTCTGAATAATACAATCCTATATTTGAAGTTGGGCCAACTAATTCCACATTTTTTAATTCGTATTTTTTGATTAACCTTTCCAGTAATTCCTGATCCTCTCCTTGACCAATAATTTGTAATTTCCAACCACTTGGAATACGATATTCCTTTACAAATTGATTCCAAATCTCAATTAACTTATCGAAACCTTTCTGAAAAGTATACCTTCCAATTGCTATTATTGATTTGCTCTCCTTATTATATGGTGAAGGTGTTATTTCGAAAGGGGAAGGATTATTAATACTGGTAATTCCTCCTTTTATATTCAAGTTTTTACTCCACAATTCTTTATCTCTTTGAGTTAAGACAACAATACCGTCTGCAAATTTTGCGGCTAGTTTTCTTGCATAATCCCTTGACCGCAACCCTAAATTGACTGTAAAGTTAAAATGCTCCCACAGAATCAACTGTAGGTCTTTTCCAAAAATGAATTTAAGATAAAAGGTAAATAAAAAGGAAATGGCTTCAACCGAAATCAAATATTGAATTTTATTGAATTTTACAACATTTATCAATCTTTGCCCCAGTTTTAGAAATTGTTTTTTATAATTGTTGATATTTAGACAAACTACATCAATTGACGGATGAAGATTATATTTAACATCTTCTCGAATGCCAATCGTTGAAATGATAATAACTTTATAATTACCCGTTTCCGCTAATCCATTGGCCACTGAGAACATAGCTCGTTCCGTACCTGCAAGATTAGTAATATTACCACCATAAAACGCAACTACCTTCATCTCTTGATTTTTTCAAATAATTTTGAAACTTCATGATCATCATATGAAGAAAAAATTTTCTCCACAACTTCTTCATTATGTGGGGATTTATTGTTTGAAAGCTTGTTATTAATAAAGTCTTCCGAAGTAATATATTGGTAGCCATAACTATTGAAATCCCCAATTTCAACCAACTTTACAATTGGAGTTAGGCCAAAAAACAAATATTCGATAAGTTTGGTTGGATTTGCTACTCTATTTACAACTATATCATCTCTCAATACAAAGCCATAATGGCTAATTGAATAATAATATTTTAATTCAGATGAATGCACAGAATCAAGGATAATTCGCTTATCTTTTAAATCCATTGATTGAATTTTCTTATTCATCGCATCACGATCACTAACTAAAAAAATATAGACAATATTTTCATCATTAACTTTAGCTTTAATGTTTGTAAGCATTTCATCTATATTTTGCCAAATATGTAAGCCCCCGCTATAAATAACAACAGTATCAT contains:
- a CDS encoding glycosyltransferase family 4 protein; the protein is MKVVAFYGGNITNLAGTERAMFSVANGLAETGNYKVIIISTIGIREDVKYNLHPSIDVVCLNINNYKKQFLKLGQRLINVVKFNKIQYLISVEAISFLFTFYLKFIFGKDLQLILWEHFNFTVNLGLRSRDYARKLAAKFADGIVVLTQRDKELWSKNLNIKGGITSINNPSPFEITPSPYNKESKSIIAIGRYTFQKGFDKLIEIWNQFVKEYRIPSGWKLQIIGQGEDQELLERLIKKYELKNVELVGPTSNIGLYYSEASFLVMTSRFEGLPMTLIEAQSYGLPIISFDCLTGPSEVLNNKNGFLIPMDDNENFCKSLNIMILNMDLRGRMSDESKIRSQDFAVQPTIKKWEHFLESI